A stretch of the Athene noctua chromosome 35, bAthNoc1.hap1.1, whole genome shotgun sequence genome encodes the following:
- the B9D2 gene encoding B9 domain-containing protein 2 isoform X1 yields MPERNWGGGVPRVGVPPPKKNNVCVSPPRAMAEVHVIGQIVGGSGFPQRRLFCKWGLQAGAAWKLLSGSSSGQTQIDDPQADDVAYWCHPLDLHFATKGLQGWPKLSLQVWHQDGLGRSQVLGYGFCHLPATPGGHAVTCVTWRPRGTWRERLRRRFVGGGPQLRNPEAAVVGATERFRLSTEAAGTVHLHLGVLLRNFGRYGVEC; encoded by the exons ATGCCGGAgagaaattggggggggggggtgcccagagttggggtgcccccccctaaaaaaaataatgtgtgtgtgtccccccccagggccATGGCGGAGGTTCACGTCATCGGACAAATCGTGGGGGGCAGCGGCTTCCCCCAGCGCCGCCTCTTCTGCAAGTGGGGGCTGCAGGCGG GTGCCGCCTGGAAACTCCTTTCGGGTTCGAGCTCCGGCCAGACTCAAATCGACGACCCCCAGGCCGACGACGTGGCTTATTGGTGTCACCCCCTCGACCTCCATTTTGCCACTAAAGGGTTACAAG GTTGGCCCAAACTTTCCCTTCAAGTTTGGCACCAAGACGGGTTGGGCCGAAGCCAAGTGTTGGGCTACGGATTTTGTCACTTACCGGCCACCCCCGGGGGTCACGCGGTGACTTGTGTCACCTGGCGCCCGCGAGGGACGTGGCGGGAACGTCTGAGGCGACGTTTTgtgggggggggaccccaacttCGAAACCCCGAAGCCGCCGTGGTCGGAGCGACCGAGAGGTTTCGTTTGAGCACCGAAGCCGCCGGAACCGTTCACCTGCACCTCGGGGTCCTCCTGAGGAATTTTGGGCGCTACGGGGTGGAGTGTTga
- the B9D2 gene encoding B9 domain-containing protein 2 isoform X2 — MAEVHVIGQIVGGSGFPQRRLFCKWGLQAGAAWKLLSGSSSGQTQIDDPQADDVAYWCHPLDLHFATKGLQGWPKLSLQVWHQDGLGRSQVLGYGFCHLPATPGGHAVTCVTWRPRGTWRERLRRRFVGGGPQLRNPEAAVVGATERFRLSTEAAGTVHLHLGVLLRNFGRYGVEC; from the exons ATGGCGGAGGTTCACGTCATCGGACAAATCGTGGGGGGCAGCGGCTTCCCCCAGCGCCGCCTCTTCTGCAAGTGGGGGCTGCAGGCGG GTGCCGCCTGGAAACTCCTTTCGGGTTCGAGCTCCGGCCAGACTCAAATCGACGACCCCCAGGCCGACGACGTGGCTTATTGGTGTCACCCCCTCGACCTCCATTTTGCCACTAAAGGGTTACAAG GTTGGCCCAAACTTTCCCTTCAAGTTTGGCACCAAGACGGGTTGGGCCGAAGCCAAGTGTTGGGCTACGGATTTTGTCACTTACCGGCCACCCCCGGGGGTCACGCGGTGACTTGTGTCACCTGGCGCCCGCGAGGGACGTGGCGGGAACGTCTGAGGCGACGTTTTgtgggggggggaccccaacttCGAAACCCCGAAGCCGCCGTGGTCGGAGCGACCGAGAGGTTTCGTTTGAGCACCGAAGCCGCCGGAACCGTTCACCTGCACCTCGGGGTCCTCCTGAGGAATTTTGGGCGCTACGGGGTGGAGTGTTga
- the TGFB1 gene encoding transforming growth factor beta-1 proprotein, which translates to MELAVLLALLGAARALSTCRSLDLEAARRKRIEAVRGQILSKLRLAAPPAETPPRPPLPEDVRALYNSTRELLRQRARLRPPEDPDEYYAKELHRFPMEPPGEGPLERWRPTSHSTFFVFNTSRVRAELGRAALLHRAELRMLRQRAGAESLGLEQRLELYQGFGNASWRYLHGRSLRATAEEEWLWFEVTDVVQQWLSGSEPLGIFKLSLHCPCEQGPGVADTLRITIEGFEQQRGDMQGIAQKHRRVPYVLVMALPPDRANELHSPRRRRALDAEYCFG; encoded by the exons ATGGAACTAGCCGTCCTTTTGGCCTTACTGGGGGCAGCGCGGGCGCTCTCCACGTGCCGCTCGCTGGACTTGGAGGCCGCGCGCAGGAAACGCATCGAGGCGGTTCGGGGTCAAATTCTGAGTAAACTGCGCTTAGCGGCCCCCCCCGCCgagacccccccgcgcccccccctgCCCGAGGACGTTCGGGCCCTTTACAACAGCACCCGGGAGCTGCTGCGCCAACGCGCCCGCCTGCGCCCCCCCGAAGACCCCGACGAATATTACGCCAAAGAGCTTCATCGCTTCCCCATGGAACCCCCCGGGGAGG GCCCGCTGGAGCGCTGGCGCCCCACGAGCCACAGCACCTTCTTCGTCTTCAACACGTCACGCGTGCGGGCGGAGCTGGGCCGGGCGGCGCTGCTGCACCGGGCCGAGCTGCGGATGCTGCGGCAGCGCGCCGGCGCCGAGAGCCTCGGCCTGGAGCAGCGCCTCGAGCTCTACCAG ggcttcgGCAACGCGTCGTGGCGGTACCTGCACGGCCGCTCCCTGCGCGCCACGGCCGAGGAGGAGTGGCTCTGGTTCGAGGTCACCGACGTCGTCCAGCAGTGGCTCAGCGGCTCCG aaCCGTTGGGAATCTTCAAACTGAGTCTCCACTGCCCCTGCGAGCAAGGGCCCGGCGTCGCCGACACCCTCCGTATCACCATCGAGG GGTTTGAACAGCAGAGGGGGGACATGCAGGGCATCGCCCAGAAGCACCGGAGGGTCCCCTACGTCTTGGTCATGGCCTTGCCACCGGATCGGGCCAACGAGCTGCACAGCCCTCGGCGTCGGCGGGCGTTGGATGCTGAGTATTGTTTTGGGTGA
- the CCDC97 gene encoding coiled-coil domain-containing protein 97 — protein sequence MAAVRDPKTEGDPEITEHEPEPSEGGPPKTPPPPQNPSKRDPPSPKNDSTSTLNPKISNRNPPVSPPRDPKMEEGGGHPLLLEGGGERWPPQSGFWGRPRRPPARTRLRNRRFAALRQLIQAGEYFSEEEMRAREPLLYQHYIGQYHSGGGGSRDEPLRGGAPSTPQFLGTPPTPPSLSELLLRSVEEAAVQQRLLRHRQRDGDSGDEADSWVPDAGERAMLREEFTSRMYQRFLDGEDGDFDYSQVDENPDLDNLDIVSRDAEERYFDEEEPSVAPQLE from the exons atggCGGCTGTCCGGGACCCCAAAACCGAGGGGGACCCCGAAATCACCGAGCACGAGCCTGAACCATCAGAGGGggggccccccaaaacccccccgcccccccaaaacccatcAAAGCGCGACCCCCCATCCCCGAAGAACGATTCGACGTCGACTTTGAACCCCAAAATATCCAACCGcaacccccccgtgtcccccccgcggGACCCCAAGATGGAagagggggggggacacccccttttactggagggggggggggagcggtggCCCCCCCAAAGTGGATTTTGGGGGCGtccccggcgcccccccgcccgcACCCGCCTCCGTAACCGCCGCTTCGCCGCCCTCCGACAGCTCAtccaag CCGGCGAATACTTCAGCGAGGAGGAGATGCGAGCGCGGGAGCCTCTGCTCTACCAACACTACATCGGGCAATACcacagcggcggggggggcagccgAGACGAACCTTTACGGGGGGGGGCCCCAAGCACCCCCCAATTTTTAgggacccccccgacccccccatcTTTATCAGAGCTTCTCCTCCGCTCCGTGGAAGAAGCAGCCGTGCAGCAACGGCTCCTCCGGCACCGCCAGCGCGACGGCGACAGCGGAG ACGAAGCCGATTCCTGGGTGCCCGACGCGGGCGAACGGGCGATGCTGCGGGAGGAATTCACCAGCCGCATGTACCAGCGGTTCCTCGACGGGGAGGACGGTGACTTCGACTACAG CCAAGTGGATGAAAACCCCGACCTGGACAACCTGGACATCGTCTCCCGGGACGCCGAGGAACGTTATTTTGATGAGGAGGAGCCCAGCGTCGCCCCCCAACTCGAGtag
- the HNRNPUL1 gene encoding heterogeneous nuclear ribonucleoprotein U-like protein 1: MDVRRLRVNELKEELGRRGLDTRGLKAELAERLQAALEAEDARRGPAVAGGDPAPDGHYAVDNNSHAPEPQGYQPYEHGGLKPDPESGYERRALDHDPPVLHQEMKLPETKPEDPPAPAYTVPPPNYTTPPYTMPPPPTYNAPPTGYGAPPPPAGYTTPTYTPPPTYSTPPAYTAPPAAYNPPSAYTTPPPPTYSTPPAYNAPPAAYNTPGPPTYNAPPPPGGYNTPDPPRPPPQPRKRPYEEQRGRGYYEHREDKRGRSPQPPAEDEEEDFDDTLVAVDTYNCDLHFKVARDRYSGYPLTIEGFAYLWSGARATYGARQGRVCYEMKVNEEISVKHLPSTEPDPHVVRVGWSLDSCSTQLGEEPFSYGYGGTGKKSTNCKFENYGETFAENDVIACLVDFECGEEVEMSFMKNGKWLGVAYRIRKEILGGRALFPHVLVKNCAIEFNFGQREETYFSVPPGFTFIQHLPVAERVRGTLGPKSKAECEILMMVGLPAAGKTTWAVKHAAANPSKKYNILGTNAIMDKMRVMGLRRQRNYAGRWDVLIQQATQCLNRLIQIAARKKRNYILDQTNVYGSAQRRKMRPFEGFQRKAIVICPTDQDLRDRTVKRTDEEGKDVPDHAVLEMKANFTLPEAGEFLDAVLFVELQREEAETLVRQYNEEGRNAGPPPEKRFEAGARPPAFRGRGGTFQRFDGRGGAPTAAPPRGAFQNRGGFRGGGGNGGNGAGFNRGGYTPNRWGGSGSNNRDGSTGATNNRGGYNRNTQPATGGGYSPARSTTGYKPSGNTPPTATAPPSYSQGQQGGYGGQGGYNPPSYGYGGYSGYGQSYPQPPPPSGQSYGQSYGQYQQWNQYYQHQGPWPPYYSTYDYSGYGSSQGGASAQ, encoded by the exons ATGGACGTGCGGCGCCTCCGGGTCAACGAACTGAAGGAGGAGCTGGGGCGGCGCGGCCTGGACACCCGCGGCCTTAAAGCTGAACTggccgagcggctccaggcggcGCTGGAGGCGGAGGATGCCCGGCGGGGGCCCGCGGTGGCCGGTGGCGACCCGGCCCCTGACGGACACT ACGCCGTCGACAACAACAGCCACGCCCCCGAGCCGCAGGGCTACCAACCCTACGAGCACGGTGGCCTCAAGCCAGACCCCGAATCCGGCTACGAGCGGAGAGCGTTGGACCACGACCCCCCCGTCCTGCACCAAG AGATGAAACTCCCCGAAACGAAGCCGGAAGACCCCCCCGCTCCTGCTTACACCGTCCCCCCCCCTAACTACACCACCCCCCCTTACACCATGCCTCCCCCTCCCACTTACAACGCCCCCCCAACCGGTTACGgtgcccccccgcctcccgctggcTACACCACCCCCacctacaccccccccccaacctacAGCACCCCCCCTGCTTacaccgccccccccgccgcttaCAACCCCCCCTCCGCCTACACCACGCCCCCCCCCCCTACCTACAGCACCCCCCCTGCTTACAACGCTCCCCCCGCCGCTTACaacacccccggcccccccacttATAACGCTccaccccccccgggggggtACAACACACccgaccccccccgcccgccgccgcaaCCCCGCAAACGTCCTTACGAGGAGCAACGGGGACGGGGTTACTACGAACACCGGGAGGACAAAAG GGGCCGCTCACCTCAACCACCCGCCGAAGACGAGGAGGAAGATTTTGACGACACGCTGGTGGCCGTCGACACTT ATAATTGCGACCTTCATTTTAAAGTAGCCCGGGACCGGTACAGCGGCTACCCGCTCACCATCGAGGGCTTTGCTTATCTCTGGTCGGGTGCCCGGGCTACTTACGGCGCGCGACAGGGTCGCGTTTGTTACGAGATGAAG gTCAACGAGGAAATTTCTGTCAAACATTTGCCTTCCACCGAACCGGACCCTCACGTGGTGCGAGTGGGTTGGTCGTTGGATTCTTGCAGCACCCAACTGG GGGAGGAACCGTTTTCTTACGGCTACGGCGGCACCGGCAAAAAATCCACCAACTGCAAATTTGAAAATTACGGGGAAACTTTTGCTGAAAACGACGTTATTGCCTGTTTGGTG GATTTTGAGTGCGGGGAGGAGGTGGAAATGTCTTTCATGAAGAATGGAAAATGGTTGGGGGTGGCTTATCGGATCCGGAAGGAGATTTTGGGGGGTCGAGCGCTTTTTCCTCACGTTTTGGTGAAAAACTGCGCCATCGAATTTAATTTTGGCCAAAGAGAAGAAACTTATTTTTCCGTCCCGCCCGGTTTTACCTTCATCCAACATCTCCCCGTGGCCGAACGTGTCCGGGGGACCCTCGGCCCCAAGAGCAAAGCGGAGTGTGAg aTCCTGATGATGGTGGGGTTACCAGCAGCGGGGAAGACGACGTGGGCTGTCAAGCACGCGGCAGCCAACCCCTCcaaaaaatacaacattttagGTACCAACGCCATCATGGATAAAATGAGG GTGATGGGGCTCCGTCGACAACGCAACTACGCGGGACGTTGGGACGTGTTGATCCAACAAGCGACTCAGTGCCTCAACCGCCTCATCCAAATCGCCGCCCGCAAGAAACGCAACTACATCCTCGACCAG ACCAACGTCTACGGCTCGGCCCAACGCCGAAAAATGAGGCCGTTTGAGGGGTTTCAACGCAAGGCCATCGTGATTTGTCCCACCGATCAGGATCTGCGGGACCGCACCGTCAAACGCACCGACGAGGAGGGCAAAGACGTGCCCGATCACGCCGTCTTGGAGATGAAAG CTAATTTCACTCTACCCGAAGCGGGGGAATTCCTGGACGCGGTGCTTTTTGTGGAGCTACAAAGGGAAGAGGCTGAAACTTTGGTCCGACAGTACAACGAGGAAGGCAGAAACGCTGGGCCCCCCCCTGAAAAACGTTTCGAGGCCGGTGCCCGCCCTCCAGCTTTCCGTGGCCGTGGTGGCACTTTCCAACGTTTCGATGGCCGTGGCGGCGCCCCGACAGCTGCCCCCCCCCGAGGCGCCTTCCAGAACCGTGGTGGCTTCCGTGGAGGCGGCGGCAACGGGGGGAACGGTGCAG GATTCAACCGCGGCGGCTACACCCCCAACCGTTGGGGGGGCAGCGGCAGCAACAACCGGGACGGCAGCACCGGGGCCACCAACAACCGCGGTGGCTACAACCGCAACACCCAACCGGCCACCGGCGGTGGCTACAGCCCGGCCCGCAGCACCACCGGCTACAAGCCAAGCGGCAACACCCCCCCGAccgccacagccccccccagctaCAGCCAAGGGCAGCAG GGTGGCTACGGTGGCCAAGGTGGCTACAACCCCCCCAGTTACGGCTACGGTGGCTACAGTGGCTACGGGCAGAGctacccccagccccccccgcccagcgGGCAGAGCTACGGGCAGAGCTACGGGCAGTACCAGCAG TGGAACCAGTACTACCAGCACCAGGGCCCTTGGCCCCCCTACTACAGCACCTACGACTACAGCGGCTACGGCAGCTCCCAGGGGGGGGCCAGCGCCCAGTga
- the AXL gene encoding tyrosine-protein kinase receptor UFO — translation MADIAAGMGYLSRRNFVHRDLAARNCMLDERLRVCVADFGLSKQMGGGQYYRQGRVAPVPVKWVALESLADRVYTTKSDVWSFGVTMWEIATRGQTPYPGVENSEVYDYLRQGHRLRAPPLCPPHLYELMRRCWAVDPRERPSFEELGGALEAALRGLPPPTPPDPLYVNMEEGGAAGGPPL, via the exons ATGGCCGACATCGCGGCCGGGATGGGCTACCTGAGCCGCAGGAACTTCGTCCACAGGGACCTGGCGGCCAGGAACTGCAT GCTGGACGAGCGCCTCCGCGTGTGCGTCGCCGACTTCGGGCTCTCCAAGCAGATGGGGGGGGGCCAGTACTACCGCCAGGGCCGGGTGGCTCCTGTCCCCGTCAAGTGGGTGGCCCTGGAGAGCCTGGCCGACCGCGTCTACACCACCAAGAGTGACGTG tggTCTTTCGGGGTGACCATGTGGGAAATCGCCACGCGGGGCCAAACCCCCTACCCGGGGGTGGAGAACAGCGAAGTCTACGACTACCTGCGGCAGGGCCACCGCCTGCGGGccccccccctgtgccccccccacct gtaCGAGCTGATGCGGCGCTGCTGGGCCGTGGACCCCCGCGAGCGGCCGAGCTTCGAGGAATTGGGGGGGGCCCTGGAAGCCGCCCtgcgggggctgccccccccgaccccccccgacccccttTACGTCAACATGGAGGAGGGGGGAGCCGCCGGGGGCCCCCCACTTTAA
- the LOC141972756 gene encoding cytochrome P450 2F3-like: MGLINANWKLMSSLWGQLLFIFPTIMRFVPGPHRRIYTNYLRLAQFVDEQVERHRETLDPQNPRDFIDCFLLKMEQEKGNPDTHFTEDTLSKTTVNLFFAGTETVSSTLKYGLRLLLRYPEVEERLHEEIERVLGGQRGPCLQDRARMPYADAVVHEIQRFADIVPMGVPHRTTRDVRLRGYRVPEGTDVLPLLCTSQFDAEHFPSPETFDPRHFLDVSGRFRRSDAFMAFSAGKRVCLGEALAAAELFLFLTSILQCFQLRGEAPPAAIDVTPESSGLGNVPRPYRLALLPRGGPPHG, from the exons ATGGGCCTCATCAACGCCAACTGGAAGCTCATGAGCTCGCTCTGGGGGCAG CTCCTCTTCATCTTCCCCACCATCATGCGCTTCGTGCCGGGCCCCCACCGCCGGATTTACACCAACTACCTGCGCTTGGCCCAGTTCGTGGACGAGCAGGTGGAGCGGCACCGCGAGACCttggacccccaaaacccccgaGATTTCATCGACTGCTTCCTCCTGAAGATGGAGCAG GAAAAGGGGAACCCCGACACCCACTTCACCGAGGACACCCTCTCCAAAACCACCGTCAACCTTTTTTTCGCCGGCACCGAAACCGTCAGTTCTACCCTCAAATACGGGCTCCGCCTGCTGCTGCGTTACCCCGAGGTGGAAG AGCGGCTGCACGAGGAGATCGAGCGGGTGCTGGGGGGCCAGCGGGGGCCGTGCCTGCAGGATCGGGCCCGCATGCCCTACGCCGACGCCGTCGTGCACGAGATCCAGCGCTTCGCCGACATCGTGCCCATGGGGGTGCCCCACCGCACCACGCGGGACGTGCGCCTGCGGGGGTACCGCGTCCCCGAG gGCACGGACgtcctgcctctgctctgcaccTCCCAGTTCGACGCCGAGCACTTCCCGTCCCCGGAGACCTTCGACCCGCGGCACTTTCTGGACGTTTCCGGCCGCTTCCGGCGCAGCGACGCCTTCATGGCTTTTTCCGCAg gGAAGCGCGTGTGCCTGGGCGAGGCGCTGGCGGCGGCCgagctcttcctcttcctcaccagTATCCTCCAGTGCTTCCAGTTGCGGGGGgaggccccccccgccgccatcgACGTCACCCCCGAGTCCAGCGGCCTCGGCAACGTGCCCCGGCCCTACCGCCTGGCGCTGCTCCCCCGCGGGGGCCCCCCCCACGGATAA